The DNA window GCTCTCTGCGGCTTGGGTCAGCTCTTTACAGGGTCTTGGAACGCCTCGCGTATCCAGTCCGGCGCTTTGCCTCGCGCCACAACTTTGGCGCTCGCGCCACATTTTTCGTTTGCAGATTTCCGTTTGCAGATTCCTATGGGCTTTTGGCTTTTTTCGGGCCGACTTACGCCCTTCTGTTCGCTGTTGTTATCAGGTGCATCCATGGGGAAGAAGAAGACTCGTTTCAAGCCGCAGGGAGGCCGCTCCGGGCGCGTTGGAACCAACCAAAACAATCAAAACCAAAACAACCATAATCCCAGGCGCCGTCGCCGACGCGGAACGGAAAACAACGCCCGTCAGCAGGTTTCTGTCAGCGATTATGACGCAGTGGAAAGCACCAACGGCGACACCACCATGCACGCCGGTTACGGCCTGCTGGAACTGCATCCGAATGGTTATGGCTTTCTCCGCAGTCCCGCAACGAACTACGAACGGGAACGAACCGACCCGTTTGTGCCGGGCACCATGATCGAAAAGTATCGCCTCCGGCCGGGCGTCATGATTCGCGGCTTCATCCAGCAGACACGCAAATCCCAGGGCCCCAGGGTGCGGGAAATTGTCGATGTCGATGGACTGCCGCCCGATGATTACGCCGACGTGAAAACGTTCGATTCTTTGACGCCGATCAACCCTGAAGAATGGTATCGGCTGGAAACGAAACCAACCCAGCTGACCACCCGGATCATGGACCTGTTGACCCCGCTGGGTCGCGGCCAGCGGGCCCTGATTGTGGCGCCGCCCCGGTCAGGAAAAACCATTCTGCTGCAGCATATCAGCAGCGGCATCGCCGCCAATTATCCCGGCGTGAAACTCATGGTGCTGCTCATCGACGAGCGGCCCGAAGAAGTCACCGACATGAAGCGGAACGTTGTCGGCGAAGTCGTCGCCAGCAGCCTGGATCAGGATGTCGAAAGCCATGTGCGGCTGTCGCAACTCATGATCGAACGCTGCAAGCGACTGGCCGAAATGGGCAAAGACGTCTTCCTGCTGATGGACTCCATCACCCGTTTGGCCCGCGCCTTTAACAAGTGGGTCGGCAACACCGGCCGCACCATGTCCGGCGGCGTCGATATCAAGGCGATGGACATTCCCAAAAAGCTCTTCGCCACGGCCCGCGCCTTTGAAGAAGGCGGCTCGCTCACGATTGTCGGTACGGCCCTGGTCGATACGGGCAGCCGGATGGACGACCTGATCTTCCAGGAGTTCAAAGGCACCGGCAACATGGAACTGGTGCTGGACCGGAAGCTGGCGGACCGCCGCGTCTGGCCTGCCATTGATATCCAGCAATCGGGCACCCGACGTGAAGAGCTGCTGCACAGTCCCGACGTACTGCACGCGGTCACCATGCTGCGTCGCACGCTGAGCACCATGCATCATGTCGACGCCATGGAGCAGCTCACCCGGCAGCTGGGACGATTCCAGACGAATGAA is part of the Lignipirellula cremea genome and encodes:
- the rho gene encoding transcription termination factor Rho, whose amino-acid sequence is MGKKKTRFKPQGGRSGRVGTNQNNQNQNNHNPRRRRRRGTENNARQQVSVSDYDAVESTNGDTTMHAGYGLLELHPNGYGFLRSPATNYERERTDPFVPGTMIEKYRLRPGVMIRGFIQQTRKSQGPRVREIVDVDGLPPDDYADVKTFDSLTPINPEEWYRLETKPTQLTTRIMDLLTPLGRGQRALIVAPPRSGKTILLQHISSGIAANYPGVKLMVLLIDERPEEVTDMKRNVVGEVVASSLDQDVESHVRLSQLMIERCKRLAEMGKDVFLLMDSITRLARAFNKWVGNTGRTMSGGVDIKAMDIPKKLFATARAFEEGGSLTIVGTALVDTGSRMDDLIFQEFKGTGNMELVLDRKLADRRVWPAIDIQQSGTRREELLHSPDVLHAVTMLRRTLSTMHHVDAMEQLTRQLGRFQTNEEFIHLIAGAKGLD